One window of Chryseobacterium indologenes genomic DNA carries:
- a CDS encoding M12 family metallo-peptidase has protein sequence MEFHNRKSELKTYALFDTDKSADKIAEYKKAATDITVMSLKPAELKRLIRDKPDFLEISFPFDGGRQITVEMYRHQILTNDFKVVTDKGIEVQYTPGVYYQGIVKGDNASIVAFSFFNNDIVGVASTLELGNIVVGKAKNSEDFVSYSDSKLTGSNPFACDVDGLKENQVQRPVFNPNNTSKKKTDNCVRIYYEAGFGPYTQNGSNTTTTTNWVTAMHNNVSTLYANENINVALSEVFVWTTTDPYAGSPSTILSQFRTTRTSFNGDVAQLLRNPATTSIAYVNSLCTDYRYSYCGTNFTYQNVPTYSWNIEAMTHELGHNLGSPHTHSCFWNGNNTAIDGCGPASGNNEGCTAALPAAGGGTIMSYCHLVSSVGINFANGFGVQPGTLIRNIIDSKGCLGTNCTASCPTSITNFNINNITQTSANATFTDVLSTAWKYKLTTANGAAVSSGNVNTQSFNFSNLQPASYYRLSVGTDCSGPNAFQLSKLFLTDGAWCDGTQFLDTGGSTGQYKDNEDLIKTFYPTPGSSMTMTFTTFDLEQGYDFMYVYNGPSTASPLFANGNNLSGSTVPGPFTSTDPSGAITVRFVSDGGVTGNGWNANFSCNVLAVEDINIKNNSIDIYPNPAKNMITLSSKERLKGYKIYDEAGRLVASDSSLKGNKQEINLSSIQTGNYVITVETEKQTINKKLIKQ, from the coding sequence TTGGAATTTCACAATCGGAAATCAGAACTTAAAACCTATGCCTTATTTGATACAGATAAATCTGCAGATAAAATAGCTGAATACAAAAAAGCAGCAACAGATATTACCGTGATGTCTTTGAAGCCTGCAGAACTAAAAAGATTAATCCGAGATAAACCTGATTTTCTTGAAATCTCTTTTCCCTTTGATGGCGGCAGACAGATCACTGTTGAAATGTACAGACATCAGATCTTAACCAACGATTTTAAAGTAGTTACAGATAAAGGGATAGAAGTACAGTATACACCAGGTGTGTATTATCAGGGAATTGTGAAAGGGGATAATGCTTCTATCGTGGCTTTTAGTTTCTTCAATAACGATATTGTAGGAGTTGCTTCTACCCTTGAATTAGGAAATATAGTGGTAGGGAAAGCTAAAAATTCTGAAGATTTTGTAAGCTATTCAGATTCTAAATTAACAGGCTCTAATCCATTTGCCTGTGATGTAGACGGATTGAAAGAAAATCAGGTTCAGAGACCGGTTTTCAACCCTAATAATACCAGCAAAAAGAAAACAGACAACTGCGTAAGAATATACTATGAAGCAGGTTTCGGTCCATATACCCAAAATGGAAGCAATACCACCACTACAACCAATTGGGTAACTGCTATGCATAATAATGTTTCAACACTGTATGCAAATGAGAATATTAATGTGGCTTTAAGCGAAGTTTTTGTTTGGACAACCACTGATCCCTATGCAGGCTCACCAAGCACAATTTTGAGCCAGTTTAGAACCACCAGAACCTCTTTTAACGGTGATGTGGCTCAATTATTAAGAAACCCTGCTACAACAAGTATCGCCTATGTAAATTCATTATGTACTGATTACAGATATTCTTATTGTGGTACGAATTTCACCTATCAAAATGTGCCAACCTATTCATGGAATATAGAAGCTATGACGCATGAACTTGGGCATAATTTAGGTTCACCCCATACTCACTCATGCTTCTGGAACGGAAATAATACAGCTATTGATGGCTGTGGGCCTGCTTCAGGAAATAACGAAGGTTGTACGGCTGCACTTCCTGCTGCAGGCGGAGGAACTATTATGAGTTACTGCCATTTGGTAAGCAGCGTAGGGATTAATTTTGCGAATGGTTTTGGTGTACAGCCTGGAACATTGATCAGAAATATAATAGATTCAAAAGGATGTCTTGGCACTAACTGTACCGCATCTTGCCCTACATCCATCACGAATTTTAACATTAACAATATCACACAGACTTCTGCAAATGCCACTTTTACAGACGTTCTTTCAACAGCATGGAAATATAAGCTGACAACAGCAAACGGAGCAGCAGTATCTTCAGGAAATGTTAATACACAGTCTTTTAATTTTTCAAATCTACAACCGGCATCTTATTACAGACTAAGTGTAGGAACAGATTGCAGCGGACCAAATGCATTCCAGTTATCAAAACTTTTCCTGACTGACGGAGCATGGTGTGATGGAACTCAGTTTTTAGATACAGGAGGTTCCACGGGGCAGTATAAAGATAATGAAGACCTTATAAAAACATTTTATCCTACTCCGGGCTCATCTATGACAATGACATTTACAACATTCGATCTTGAACAAGGCTATGATTTTATGTATGTGTATAATGGCCCTTCTACGGCTTCACCATTATTCGCCAATGGAAATAATCTGAGTGGAAGTACTGTACCCGGTCCGTTTACATCAACAGATCCTTCAGGTGCTATAACAGTAAGATTTGTTTCAGATGGAGGCGTTACAGGAAACGGCTGGAATGCGAATTTCTCTTGCAATGTTTTAGCAGTAGAAGATATCAATATCAAAAATAATTCAATAGATATTTATCCGAATCCAGCCAAAAACATGATAACTCTCTCTTCAAAAGAAAGATTAAAAGGATATAAAATCTATGATGAAGCAGGAAGGCTGGTTGCTTCCGATTCTTCTTTAAAAGGGAATAAACAGGAAATAAACCTTTCCTCAATTCAGACAGGAAACTATGTGATTACTGTAGAAACAGAGAAGCAGACCATTAATAAAAAACTGATCAAACAGTAA
- a CDS encoding MFS transporter produces the protein MSETENRQPKNIKNNPKIMKAWAVYDWANSVYSLVITSTIFPIYYSILTTAYEKKEYVAETKTWIDVPVRHTIKIFGEGYQPDAVYGYSLTISFFIVVLLSPFLSSLADTIGNKKSFLQFFCYLGATSCMGLAMFTGMHNVFLGLLFSITASVGFWGSLVFYNSFLPDIATPDRQDALSARGYVYGYIGSVVLVVICLVLIQVFAKGAAQQLLFTRISFLLTGAWWFGFSQYTFKHLPQFGDVKDKLPKDLVLLNYKNIFKKHKEQGGFFEVLKDNLSFYKDIAKESFHELFKVGGELFKDKNLKFFLSSFFFYSVGMQTIFLMATLFGKSEINLAQDKLIGTLLVIQIEAIIGAVIFSRLSKRIGNKNVISIAIILWIIACLWAYFLNKENPTVEYQFYGVAAVVGLVMGGLQAMSRSTYSKLLPENSMENTTYFSFYDVLEKIAIIIGTFIFATLIEHFNNMRIAALSMTLFFAAGLILIRFLKVKMRTDRETL, from the coding sequence ATGTCTGAAACTGAGAATCGACAGCCTAAAAACATAAAGAATAATCCGAAGATTATGAAAGCCTGGGCTGTATATGACTGGGCAAACTCCGTGTATTCCCTGGTGATTACCTCTACTATTTTCCCCATTTATTACTCTATTCTTACTACAGCGTATGAGAAAAAGGAATATGTAGCAGAAACCAAAACATGGATTGATGTCCCGGTAAGACATACAATCAAAATTTTTGGAGAAGGATATCAGCCGGATGCTGTATACGGATATTCACTTACAATATCATTCTTTATTGTAGTATTACTGTCTCCGTTTTTATCTTCATTAGCGGATACAATCGGAAACAAAAAATCATTCCTGCAGTTTTTCTGCTACCTGGGAGCAACATCATGTATGGGATTAGCGATGTTTACAGGAATGCATAATGTATTTCTTGGGCTTCTCTTCAGCATTACCGCCAGTGTAGGTTTTTGGGGAAGTCTGGTGTTTTATAACTCCTTTCTTCCGGATATTGCCACACCGGACAGGCAGGATGCACTTTCTGCAAGAGGATATGTTTACGGATATATCGGTTCTGTCGTTTTAGTGGTGATCTGTTTAGTCCTTATTCAGGTTTTTGCTAAAGGAGCAGCACAGCAGTTATTATTTACAAGAATCAGCTTCTTATTGACGGGAGCCTGGTGGTTTGGTTTCTCTCAGTATACGTTCAAACACCTTCCTCAGTTTGGGGATGTGAAAGATAAACTTCCTAAAGATCTTGTATTATTGAACTACAAGAATATCTTCAAAAAACATAAAGAGCAGGGAGGTTTTTTTGAAGTATTAAAAGATAACCTGAGTTTCTACAAGGACATTGCAAAAGAAAGTTTCCATGAACTGTTTAAAGTAGGAGGAGAGCTTTTCAAAGATAAAAACCTGAAATTCTTCCTGTCAAGTTTCTTCTTTTATAGTGTAGGAATGCAGACGATTTTCCTTATGGCTACTTTATTTGGGAAAAGTGAAATTAACCTGGCACAGGATAAGCTGATCGGAACCCTTTTGGTCATTCAGATCGAAGCCATTATCGGAGCTGTTATTTTCTCAAGACTATCTAAGAGAATCGGGAACAAAAATGTTATTTCAATTGCCATCATACTATGGATTATAGCTTGTTTATGGGCTTATTTCCTGAATAAGGAAAACCCTACAGTAGAATACCAGTTTTATGGAGTTGCTGCAGTAGTAGGTTTGGTAATGGGAGGTCTTCAGGCGATGTCCAGATCTACATACTCAAAACTGCTTCCTGAAAACTCAATGGAAAATACAACGTATTTCAGTTTCTATGACGTATTGGAGAAAATTGCCATCATCATCGGGACATTCATCTTTGCAACATTGATTGAGCATTTTAATAATATGCGTATCGCGGCATTGTCCATGACGTTATTCTTTGCAGCAGGATTAATTTTAATACGATTCCTGAAGGTTAAAATGAGAACCGACAGAGAAACTTTATAA
- a CDS encoding acetyl-CoA C-acyltransferase: protein MKEVFIVSAVRTPMGSFMGSLSTVPATKLGAIAVKGALDKIGLDPNAVQEIYMGNVLQAGEGQAPARQVALGAGLSINTPSTTVNKVCASGMKAVTMAAQAIKAGDADVIVAGGMENMSLVPHYYNARVATKLGDIKMLDGMVLDGLTDVYNKVHMGVCAEKCAADYNITREDQDNFAVESYKRSAKAWSEGKFTEEVVPVSIPQRKGEPVIFAEDEEYKAVNFDRISTLPTVFKKEEGTVTAANASTLNDGASALILVSKEKMEELGLKPLAKIVSYADAAHEPENFTTAPAKALPIALKKAGLEVSDIDFFEFNEAFSVVGLANNKILGLDAAKVNVNGGAVALGHPLGSSGSRIIVTLINVLKQNNAKYGAAAICNGGGGASAIVIENI from the coding sequence ATGAAAGAAGTATTCATCGTTTCCGCAGTAAGAACACCTATGGGGAGTTTTATGGGAAGCTTGTCAACAGTTCCGGCTACAAAACTGGGAGCAATTGCTGTAAAAGGAGCACTGGATAAAATTGGTTTAGATCCTAATGCTGTTCAGGAAATTTATATGGGGAATGTTCTGCAGGCAGGAGAAGGCCAGGCACCGGCTCGTCAGGTAGCTTTAGGAGCAGGTCTTTCAATCAATACACCTTCTACTACAGTTAATAAAGTTTGTGCTTCAGGAATGAAAGCTGTAACAATGGCTGCTCAGGCAATCAAAGCTGGTGATGCAGACGTAATTGTTGCCGGAGGTATGGAAAATATGTCTTTAGTTCCTCACTATTACAATGCAAGAGTAGCTACAAAATTAGGCGATATCAAAATGCTTGATGGGATGGTGCTTGACGGTCTTACAGACGTATACAACAAAGTGCATATGGGAGTATGTGCAGAAAAATGTGCGGCAGACTATAATATCACAAGAGAAGATCAGGATAACTTCGCTGTAGAATCTTACAAAAGATCTGCAAAAGCTTGGAGCGAAGGGAAATTCACTGAAGAAGTTGTACCGGTTTCTATTCCTCAGAGAAAAGGAGAGCCTGTAATTTTTGCTGAAGATGAAGAATACAAAGCAGTAAACTTCGACAGAATTTCAACTCTTCCTACCGTATTCAAAAAAGAAGAAGGAACAGTAACCGCAGCTAATGCATCTACTTTGAATGACGGTGCTTCTGCATTGATCCTGGTTTCCAAAGAAAAAATGGAAGAACTTGGTTTGAAGCCTCTTGCAAAAATCGTTTCTTACGCTGATGCAGCACATGAGCCTGAAAACTTTACAACTGCTCCTGCAAAAGCATTACCTATTGCTCTTAAAAAAGCAGGATTAGAAGTTTCTGATATTGATTTCTTCGAATTCAACGAAGCTTTTTCAGTAGTAGGATTGGCTAACAACAAAATCTTAGGATTGGATGCTGCTAAAGTAAACGTAAACGGAGGAGCTGTAGCATTAGGACACCCACTGGGAAGTTCAGGTTCAAGAATCATCGTTACATTGATTAACGTATTGAAGCAAAATAATGCTAAATACGGTGCAGCAGCAATCTGTAACGGAGGTGGCGGAGCTTCTGCTATCGTTATTGAAAATATCTAA
- a CDS encoding nucleoside permease — translation MNLKLRLTILSFLQFFVWGAWLITMANFWFGTKHWEGTQFGAVFGTMGIASIFMPTITGIIADRWVNAERIFSVLHILYGVILFVLPHSADPNSFFSVMLVAMCFYMPTIALANSISYTILKNNNMDVVKDFPPIRVWGTIGFIVAMWITNLSGNKATEGQFYIGGAVAIFLGIYALTLPKCPPQKLIDKNSPLSEQLGLNAFKLFGNYKMALFFLFSMLLGAALQLTNAYGDVFLSEFAHFPKYADSFVVQRSTIIMSISQVSETLFILAIPFFLKKFGIKKVMLMSMLAWVLRFGFFAYGVPDGFGLSLIILSCIVYGMAFDFFNISGSLFVETTTDKKIRSSAQGLFMMMTNGFGAVFGSYIAGWAIDKFFTHKFTTASDLSTYLETTPDNPTFLEILKNSFNAAVNSDGTLSSVVMVKDWQQIWLSFAIYSLVLAIFFAVLFKHKHNPEDVSSVKH, via the coding sequence ATGAATTTAAAATTACGACTGACCATCCTCAGTTTCCTCCAATTTTTTGTTTGGGGAGCATGGCTGATTACGATGGCAAACTTCTGGTTTGGCACAAAACATTGGGAAGGGACTCAGTTTGGAGCTGTGTTCGGAACCATGGGAATTGCTTCCATCTTTATGCCAACCATTACTGGAATTATTGCTGACCGCTGGGTCAATGCGGAGCGTATATTTTCAGTATTACACATCCTTTATGGGGTTATTCTTTTCGTGTTGCCTCATTCTGCAGACCCGAATTCTTTCTTTTCGGTGATGCTTGTGGCGATGTGTTTTTATATGCCTACCATTGCATTGGCGAACTCTATTTCTTATACGATCCTGAAAAATAACAACATGGATGTCGTGAAAGATTTTCCGCCTATTCGTGTATGGGGTACCATTGGTTTTATTGTAGCCATGTGGATCACTAACCTTAGTGGAAATAAAGCTACGGAAGGGCAGTTTTATATTGGAGGTGCTGTAGCTATATTCTTAGGAATTTATGCTCTTACTTTACCAAAATGTCCGCCACAAAAGCTGATTGATAAAAATTCGCCGCTGTCTGAACAATTAGGATTGAATGCATTCAAGCTTTTTGGAAATTATAAAATGGCTTTGTTCTTTTTATTTTCAATGCTTTTAGGAGCTGCACTTCAGCTTACCAATGCGTATGGAGATGTTTTCTTAAGTGAATTTGCACATTTTCCTAAATACGCGGACTCATTTGTAGTACAGAGATCTACTATTATCATGTCTATTTCTCAGGTGTCAGAAACTTTGTTTATTCTGGCGATTCCTTTCTTTCTGAAGAAATTCGGAATTAAAAAAGTAATGCTGATGTCTATGCTGGCTTGGGTTTTAAGATTCGGGTTCTTTGCCTATGGTGTTCCGGACGGATTTGGACTTTCTCTGATCATCCTTTCATGTATTGTATACGGAATGGCATTTGATTTCTTTAATATTTCAGGATCACTTTTTGTAGAAACAACTACAGATAAAAAAATACGTTCTTCAGCTCAGGGGTTATTTATGATGATGACCAACGGTTTCGGAGCTGTTTTTGGAAGTTATATTGCAGGCTGGGCTATTGATAAATTCTTTACCCACAAATTTACAACCGCTTCAGATTTATCCACTTATCTGGAAACTACACCTGATAATCCTACTTTCCTTGAAATTCTGAAAAATAGTTTCAATGCGGCGGTTAATTCAGACGGAACTCTTTCATCTGTGGTAATGGTAAAAGACTGGCAGCAGATATGGCTTTCATTTGCCATTTATTCACTGGTGCTGGCTATATTCTTTGCTGTATTGTTTAAACATAAACACAACCCGGAAGATGTTTCATCAGTAAAGCATTAA
- a CDS encoding bifunctional nuclease family protein, whose protein sequence is MDYKQLIIRGISYSQTQSGAYALLLEHEETHIKLPVVIGNFEAQSISLGLEKDIHPPRPLTHDLFTKFIVSANYELISVIIYQIVDGVFFSNINFRNKVNDEELILDARTSDAVAMAVRFDAPIFTTQQVLNEAGILLELEDVAKEDQSFSETVQTEDNLKSLSMEELQKLLEDAVKEEDYDTALEIQEEIKRRKKTID, encoded by the coding sequence ATGGATTATAAGCAGCTAATTATTCGCGGAATATCGTACAGCCAGACACAATCAGGGGCGTACGCATTGTTACTGGAGCATGAAGAAACACACATAAAATTACCTGTTGTTATAGGAAATTTCGAAGCCCAGTCTATCTCACTCGGACTGGAAAAAGATATTCATCCACCGCGTCCTCTTACTCATGATTTATTCACAAAATTTATAGTCTCTGCCAACTATGAACTGATCTCTGTGATCATTTATCAGATCGTAGATGGTGTATTCTTCTCCAATATTAACTTTAGAAATAAAGTGAATGATGAAGAACTAATCCTCGATGCCAGAACTTCCGACGCTGTTGCAATGGCGGTAAGATTTGATGCACCTATATTTACCACACAGCAGGTTCTGAATGAAGCCGGGATTTTATTAGAACTGGAAGATGTTGCCAAAGAAGACCAGTCTTTCTCAGAAACTGTACAGACAGAAGACAACTTAAAATCTCTTTCTATGGAAGAACTTCAGAAATTACTGGAGGATGCCGTTAAAGAAGAAGACTATGATACTGCTCTTGAAATCCAGGAAGAAATCAAGAGAAGGAAAAAGACAATTGACTAA
- a CDS encoding UbiA family prenyltransferase: MNSEKETFQSKNYVSKSLLYRFSQFVGFMLGARFFVAALLTFALYVSTFFLFNQDESFRKFVFDFKVHGIIFCTVLTILAGGIINQFYDLEKDHIVKPFRTRVQSFIKQKYFLYAYLALSAISLGVAWMISHNVFVFFVVYQFFMWFYSHKLSRILIVNNLTFVSLTLYPFFGMMVYYETFSKKVFLMAVFLFLILLCIDIVKDTLTKSVDKTFGYTTIPNYFKSRNTKLILTSLLMVTMAVSMKLITKTGVTGFMAYYFAGGLFIMILCIYLLINDSRRSNFFTLNILRFWVFVGIIAMLLNGIEHKL, encoded by the coding sequence ATGAATTCTGAAAAAGAAACTTTCCAATCTAAAAATTACGTATCAAAATCTTTACTGTACAGATTTTCACAATTCGTGGGCTTTATGCTCGGAGCTCGTTTTTTTGTAGCAGCTCTGTTGACATTTGCCCTTTATGTTTCAACTTTTTTCCTGTTCAATCAGGATGAATCTTTCAGAAAATTTGTGTTTGATTTCAAAGTACATGGTATTATTTTCTGTACGGTTCTAACCATTCTCGCTGGTGGCATCATCAATCAGTTTTATGATCTGGAAAAGGACCACATTGTAAAACCTTTCAGAACAAGGGTTCAGAGCTTTATCAAGCAGAAATATTTTCTATACGCCTACCTCGCACTCAGCGCTATTTCTTTGGGAGTGGCCTGGATGATTTCCCATAATGTTTTTGTTTTTTTTGTTGTTTATCAGTTCTTTATGTGGTTTTACAGCCACAAATTGAGCAGAATACTCATTGTAAACAATCTTACCTTCGTCAGCCTTACCTTATATCCGTTCTTTGGAATGATGGTGTACTACGAAACTTTTTCAAAAAAAGTATTCCTGATGGCGGTCTTTCTTTTCCTTATCTTACTTTGCATTGATATTGTGAAAGATACCCTTACCAAAAGTGTGGACAAAACATTTGGATATACTACAATTCCTAATTATTTTAAAAGCAGAAATACAAAACTTATCCTTACGTCTTTACTCATGGTTACCATGGCCGTTTCTATGAAACTTATTACCAAAACAGGGGTTACCGGATTCATGGCCTATTATTTTGCCGGAGGACTTTTTATCATGATATTATGTATTTATCTTCTTATTAATGATTCCCGGAGAAGTAACTTCTTTACTTTGAATATATTACGGTTCTGGGTTTTCGTAGGAATTATTGCAATGCTTTTAAACGGGATAGAGCATAAATTATAA
- a CDS encoding proline dehydrogenase family protein, producing the protein MPIFNDTKVAFADKSDAQLRKAYWMFKMIEQPALTSLGTSILNFTVHNNFPFVNGIVKNTLFEQFCGGETREESMKAVKQLFKRGVGSIFDYSIEGKEDEETFDAVCKEIKDIVRFSVGNPAIPFIVFKPTAFGRIDLYEAVGKGAELTTSQKEEWERVVKRFDEVCSLCHENDKKVMVDAEETWMQDAADHLCEEMMEKYNQQKPIVWNTIQMYRTGRLEYMEANLQRAREKNYFIGYKIVRGAYMEKERARAAEKGYADPIQPSKDASDKNYNAGIDFVMNHLDKVSAFFGTHNEISSELIMNKMKAKSLDTDNPHVYFGQLYGMSDNITFYLSDKGYNVAKYLPYGPVKDVVPYLTRRARENTSVAGQTGRELGLIKKELERRKK; encoded by the coding sequence ATGCCCATTTTTAATGATACTAAAGTTGCATTTGCAGACAAGTCTGATGCACAATTGAGAAAGGCTTACTGGATGTTTAAAATGATTGAACAGCCCGCTCTTACAAGCCTTGGAACATCTATCCTGAATTTTACAGTACACAACAATTTTCCTTTCGTTAACGGAATTGTAAAAAATACCTTATTTGAGCAATTCTGTGGTGGTGAAACCCGTGAAGAAAGTATGAAAGCTGTGAAACAGCTGTTCAAAAGAGGAGTTGGAAGTATTTTCGATTACTCTATTGAAGGGAAGGAAGATGAAGAAACTTTTGATGCGGTTTGCAAAGAAATTAAGGATATTGTTAGATTCTCAGTGGGAAATCCGGCCATTCCTTTTATCGTATTCAAACCTACGGCTTTCGGAAGAATTGATCTTTATGAAGCCGTTGGAAAAGGAGCGGAGCTTACTACCAGCCAGAAAGAAGAATGGGAAAGGGTGGTAAAGAGGTTTGATGAGGTATGCAGTCTTTGCCACGAAAATGATAAAAAAGTAATGGTAGATGCTGAAGAAACCTGGATGCAGGATGCAGCAGACCACCTTTGCGAAGAAATGATGGAGAAGTATAACCAGCAAAAGCCTATCGTTTGGAATACCATCCAGATGTACAGAACAGGAAGACTGGAATATATGGAAGCTAATCTTCAGAGAGCAAGAGAGAAAAATTACTTCATCGGGTACAAAATTGTTCGTGGTGCTTACATGGAAAAAGAAAGAGCCAGAGCAGCAGAAAAAGGATATGCAGATCCTATCCAGCCAAGCAAAGATGCTTCAGATAAGAATTACAATGCAGGAATCGATTTTGTTATGAATCATCTGGATAAAGTTTCTGCCTTCTTTGGAACCCATAACGAAATCTCTTCAGAACTGATTATGAATAAAATGAAAGCAAAATCTTTGGACACTGACAATCCACATGTTTATTTCGGGCAGCTTTACGGAATGAGTGATAATATTACCTTCTATTTATCTGATAAAGGCTATAATGTGGCTAAATATCTTCCATATGGACCTGTGAAGGATGTTGTACCATATCTGACGAGAAGAGCCAGAGAAAACACTTCTGTAGCCGGACAAACCGGAAGAGAGCTGGGACTTATCAAAAAAGAACTGGAAAGAAGAAAGAAATAA
- a CDS encoding helix-turn-helix transcriptional regulator, protein MSLNERISKIIEYSNLTPSEFADEIDVQRSSISHITSGRNKPSLEFIIKIKSRFPELLWDWLVTGEGEMLKSQLPESEINEEHTEEEKIKPTPLPDLFTMMNDDDEFGSDETEVEVPKSSAGESFISAQDKAPEKISDSQRLENSSDQILGQILGNQTNKIKRIVLFYENGKFESFEP, encoded by the coding sequence ATGAGTTTAAATGAAAGAATTTCCAAAATTATAGAATATTCTAATCTTACTCCTTCTGAGTTTGCTGATGAGATAGATGTGCAACGTTCTTCCATTTCACATATTACGTCAGGAAGAAACAAACCGTCTCTTGAATTTATCATAAAAATAAAATCCCGTTTTCCGGAACTTCTGTGGGATTGGCTGGTTACGGGTGAAGGTGAGATGCTGAAATCCCAGCTACCCGAATCTGAAATTAACGAAGAACATACCGAAGAGGAGAAAATAAAACCGACTCCACTACCCGATCTTTTTACGATGATGAATGACGATGATGAATTCGGAAGTGATGAAACAGAGGTGGAAGTTCCAAAATCAAGTGCTGGAGAATCGTTTATATCAGCCCAGGATAAAGCCCCAGAAAAAATATCCGATTCTCAGCGATTAGAAAATTCCAGTGATCAAATATTAGGACAAATACTTGGTAATCAGACTAATAAGATAAAACGTATTGTTTTGTTCTATGAAAACGGAAAATTTGAGAGTTTTGAGCCTTAA
- a CDS encoding mevalonate kinase family protein, giving the protein MTNPLFYAKIILFGEYGMIEDSQGLVVPYSFYKGTLKFSDLSSEFELNSNRHLQKYSEFLTALDLSDDFKLDIGSFKNDISNGLFFDSNIPQGYGVGSSGALVAAIFEKYSISKLNPENISKDNLKKLKAVFGEMESYFHGKSSGMDPLICYMNLPILIENKENLDRVNIPEGEKGKGAIFLIDSGITGETGPMIQIFFEKMKTEGFRKTLKEEFIRYNNACIESFLKKDMNPFFRNLKKLSHWAYEHFRPMIPESIFNIWKKGLDSNAYYLKLCGSGGGGYILGFTKDYAKAEKMLEGFQKEVIYRF; this is encoded by the coding sequence ATGACCAACCCTTTATTTTATGCAAAAATAATCCTGTTTGGAGAATACGGAATGATTGAAGATTCCCAGGGGCTTGTAGTACCTTACAGCTTCTATAAAGGAACTTTGAAATTTTCAGATTTGAGTTCAGAATTTGAACTGAATTCCAACAGGCATCTGCAGAAATATTCTGAATTTCTTACAGCACTTGATCTTTCCGACGATTTTAAGTTGGATATCGGGAGCTTCAAAAATGATATTTCTAACGGACTTTTCTTTGATTCCAATATTCCTCAGGGATATGGAGTGGGAAGTTCCGGAGCTTTGGTTGCAGCTATTTTTGAAAAATATTCAATCAGCAAACTCAATCCTGAGAATATCTCAAAAGATAATCTTAAAAAATTAAAAGCTGTTTTCGGTGAAATGGAAAGCTATTTCCACGGGAAAAGTTCAGGAATGGATCCTTTGATCTGTTACATGAACCTGCCAATTCTTATCGAAAATAAAGAAAATTTAGACAGGGTAAATATTCCGGAAGGAGAAAAAGGGAAAGGAGCTATTTTCCTTATTGATTCCGGGATAACAGGGGAAACAGGTCCTATGATTCAGATTTTCTTTGAAAAAATGAAGACTGAAGGTTTCCGCAAAACCCTGAAAGAAGAATTTATCCGTTACAACAACGCATGTATTGAATCTTTCCTTAAAAAAGATATGAATCCTTTCTTCAGAAACCTGAAAAAACTTTCTCACTGGGCGTATGAACATTTCCGTCCAATGATTCCTGAAAGTATTTTTAATATCTGGAAAAAAGGTCTGGATTCTAACGCTTATTATCTTAAACTCTGCGGAAGCGGTGGAGGCGGCTATATCTTAGGATTTACTAAAGACTATGCAAAAGCAGAAAAAATGCTTGAAGGCTTCCAAAAAGAAGTGATTTACAGATTTTAA